From Paenibacillus graminis:
AAACAGGCGAGGAAGCAACCAACACAGAGCATACCATGACTGAAGAACAGATGGCTGAGCTTGTAAAGGCGGTTCACCATAATGGCATCGTGGCCCTTAAGATGCATTTCAATGAAGTTCAGGGCCAAGTGATGAATATGGAGGCTTATGGCCCGGTATTTGTATTTCATGTATTGGATGAAGCGAAGGATGTCTATTCCTGCGGCTTTTTCCTGCATGAACTGGTTACCAGATTCCAGACAAACAACAGTCCGAATGTCTGGATGGCTTCGTTCTTCATTGACTTGATGAAGGTCAAGGGGGGCAAAGCTCTCACACCGCCTCCAACCAGTGAAGAAGAAGCCAAGGCGATGATCGATAACGTGCTGGTGCCGCATTGTATTGAAGCTGTACGTGAAGAGTTTGCACCTGAGCAGGTACATGCCGGGCTGGCCTGGAATGAAACCCATGGTCCGGTGTTTGAAGCCGGATTTCCGGCGGTTACCGAAGGGAATAACGTATGCGCAATCCCGCTGCATATGCTGTTAATCCATCTGCAGCTGAACCGCGATCCATCGGAGCTGCTGCTTCAAGGCTTGTATAACATCCGGAAAGAACATGGCATGGAGTAAGCCATCCCGTTCTTTTATCGTGAATAATGCTGCAACAGCCCTCTTCCTGTATAAGGAAGAGGGCTGTTTTGTTTGAATATCAGCAAAGGGATAGGCAGCCCGCAGCCAGTCATGAATAACAGGAATATTATGGGTGGGAAACATATACAATGCAAAGAGAGGATAACGAAAGCGGTTGCGGAAGCAAGGGGAATGTTGCGGGAGGAACGAAACCGGTTGGGGAAACAGAGCTTCCAAAGCGGCGTGAGTGCTAAACTCTGCAATTGCTGGCTGATTCATGTGGAGGCTATACATAGGCAAGGCATCGCTTGGGTTTCAAGAGCACGTTCGCGCGGCGTGTATTGAAATAGTTGTAACATTTGAGGAGGAATAAGATGCTGAAAAGAGGTAAAATGCTTAGCTTGCTGGTGATATTTACACTCCTGACTACGCTCTTTCCCACAGGCAATGTAAACGCGGTTACGAATTGGAATCTGGCATGGAGCGATGAATTCGATGGTACATCCTTGAACACATCTAACTGGACTGCCGAAATTGGTACCGGCGTCAGCGGATGGGGGAATAATGAGCTGCAATATTACACCAACCGCCCGCAGAATCTGCAGGTCACAGGCGGCAATCTCGTAATTACGGCGTTGAAGGAGTCTTATAACGGCAGCAGCTATACCTCTGCACGTATAAAAACACAAGGCAAGAAGAGCTTCACTTATGGAAAAATCGAAGCCAGAATCAAGCTGCCTTCAGGTCAGGGGCTATGGCCGGCCTTTTGGATGCTGGGAACAAATATTGACGTACCTGGCGTGGGCTGGCCCAAATGCGGGGAAACGGATATTATGGAACGCGTGAACAACAATGCTTTTGTCAACGGAACTGTGCACTGGGATGCGAACGGCCAGGCCGATTACGGGCAGATATCCGGAAATCTGGACTTCTCCCAGTATCATGTGTACAGCATTGAATGGGACGCCAAATATATCCGCTGGTTTGTGGACGGCAATAAGTTCAATGAGTTTTATATTGAAAATGGGACCGGAAATACAGAGGAATTCCAGAAGCCGTCGTTCCTTTTGCTGAATCTTGCCGTTGGAGGCAACTGGCCTGGAAGTCCCGATGCTGCTACTCCTTTCCCGGCCAAAATGCTGGTTGACTATGTGCGTGTCTATCAGGCCTCCAATGCGCCGAATATCGTTAGCGGCGGAGTCTACACCTTTGCATCCAAGGCCAGCGGCAAGGTGATGGATGTGGTGGATGTGTCCACGGCGAACGGAGCCAAAATCCAGCAGTGGACCAACTATACCGCCGCCAATCAGCAGTTCAGAGTGGACAGCACGGGAGACGGGTATTATAAGCTAACCGCTGTGCACAGCGGCAAAGTGCTGGATGTACCGGGCTCTTCAACATCGGCCGGAGTACAGCTGCAGCAGTGGGACGACAACGGCAGTAATGCCCAGCAGTGGAGTGTCATAGATGCAGGCGGGGGCTACTACAAGCTGATCTCCAAAGTAAGCGGTTTGGCCGTGGATGTATCAGGCTCATCTACTGCAGATGGAGCAGCGGTCCAGCAATGGACGGATAACGGAAGCGACGCCCAGAAGTGGGCGCTGACCAAGGTGAACTAGCACTCAGCAGATGTATGCGTATCATGTCTTACAAGTAGAAGGATCGTTTATGGCGAGAAGCATATAAATTCTATATTTTGAAAAAAAACACACCGCACGGTGTGTTTTTTTGTCAGAGCGCCTGAAGTCTGGCATGGGAAGCCAGGCGGCTCAGGATTTTGCTTTTCTCGGCCAGATAAAATATGAGCTTGATATAAGGAGATCAATCCCCACTACAACGGTCCATATCTTCAGTATGCTAAAGAGCGCTTCCGTACGTGCCGGGTCGTCGATCCAGATCATGAGTCCATAAAGAATCCCGGCTCCAAGGATAAAAGCAAGCAAATGCTTCAGCCAGCTTTTGAAATAATGTCTGGCATGGTCCATGCCGTAACGTTTGACCGGTGCAGCTCCCTGCTTGGTTACATAATAGCGGAAGCGTTCGTCTGCCCAGCTGATCATACTTTTGCCGAACACAATCGACACGGAAATATAGATGGCTGCAACTGCATGTGCCGTAGTGGCGGAAGCGCCGTTGTACAAATCGATGCCGGCAATGATTAACAGAATCAGATCCAGAACCGGAGTCAAGGCGAGAAAGAACAGTCCCAGCTTCTGGCGTTTGAATAGATAACGTGCTGAAAAACCGGCAAGAATAACAACCCAGAATAAGACCTCACAGGCGACAATCGCCCAAGCAACAAAATTCATAATCCACCCCTTATGTCTAATTGATACGTTTATATATGAAATTATAGCAGCGGATTTTAAATAATACAATTGTATTATTAAAATTGCGCAAGAAGTTTTAAGTATGCTACAATAGGAACATGCCAAAAATTGTGGATCATTCGGAGCGAAAATCGCATATTGCAGAAGCGACCTGGCGCGTCATCATGAATCAGGGAATGAAAGGGGCGACTGTACGAAAAATAGCGCAGGAAGCAGGAGTTTCTCTTGGGGCCTTGCGCCATTATTTCTCTACACAGCATGAGCTGCTTGCTTTTGCCATGAATCTGGTGAAGGACCGGGCCCAAGCCAGGATTGACACTGTTCTACAACTCGATCTGCCGCCCAAGGAGCAGGTGACAAGGGTGCTGATGGAGATGATTCCTGTAGATGACAGTACCATGGCTGAAATGGAGGTATGGTTCGCCTTTGTCTTTCATCTGAAATATACGGACGGGGAGTACGGCGAACTGAACGACGATATCTATTCGGGGATACGCGAGATGGTCGATTTACTGGACGGGCAGGGAATACTGAGAGAAGAACTGGATAAGGCCGTGGAAGCCGAAAGGCTGTACGCATTGGTTGACGGACTGGCCCTGCATGCGATGCTGGAGCCTGAGCGCCTGGACAAGCAGCGGATTATCCGGGTTTTGACCAGTCATTTGGATTCCATAAGCAAGATATAAGAACAGAATAACAGAGAGGAGCCGGTTATGGAACCTGTTAAGATCACTTATGAGTCCATCGACGATTATATTACCCAAGCCCCTTTGGAAATCCGCAAGAAGCTGGAAGCGGTAAGGAAGGTAATTCATGAAGCGGCGCCGGAGGCCGAAGAGAAAATTAGCTACCAGATGCCGACCTTCTTCCTGCATGGGAATCTGGTGCATTTTGCAGCTTTCAAGAAGCATATCGGCTTCTACCCGGCCCCCAGCGGGATTGAGGCTTTTCAGGAGGAGCTGGCACAGTACAAGGGAGCCAAAGGGTCTGTACAGTTTCCTCTGGATAAGCCGCTGCCGCTTGATCTGATTAGCCGGATCGTGAAATTCAGAGCAGCGGAGAATCGGGAGAAGGCGGCAGCGAAGGCCAAGAAATAAGCGGGGCCGCTAAGGCAAGGGAATGAATGGGACAGCAAAAAAATAGGTATATACGCGACAGCAAAGGTACGGAATGAACGCGACAGTGTCCAAAAAAAAGGAGCCTGCTTAGGCTTTAAGCGGGTTCCTTTTTGAGTTCAACCGGAAAAGCTGAGTGCTCGTAAACCTGCTCGCTTCATCTGAAGCCGAAGTTTAAGTGGAAAAAGTAAAACTAATTAGCCGAAATTCTGGATTTTATAGGATTTAGTTGGAATTTGTACACTTATTTTAAGTCAAACCCCCAATTATGGGTGGTTTCAGCGGGAATAGGGGTACTTTTTCCAACTAAGGATGCCTCAGGAGCCAAACACGCTAGATTAGTGGTACTTTTTCCAACTAGGGTACCTTGAGAAGCCAAACTTGGTTGGATTAGTGAACCTTTGTCCACTAAAGATGGCCGTCCTTTGGCAGCCAGAGCAGCCGGAGCAGTCGGGTCAGCCGGAGCAGCCAGAGCAGCCAGAGCAGCCAGCAGCCAGAGCAGCCGGAGCAGTCGGGTCAGCCAGAGCAGCCATCCTTAAGCTTACAGCTGCTTGTCGTCTACGCTGTTCAGCCAGTTTTCAATATCTCCAATCACGGAACGGATGCTGCCATCCCCGAAGGGGGATTTCAGTCCGGCCAGCTCGACCAGCTGGAGGAAGGACAGGCTTCCGCCGGCCTGGCAAAGCCGCAGATAATCGGCCCAGGCTGATGTGAAATCCTCATTCGACCGCTTCCAGAACTGGAAGGCGCAGAGCTGGGCGAGCGTATAGTCAATATAGTAGAACGGGGAGCGGAAGATATGGGCTTGCTTCTGCCAGAATCCGCCTTGTTCCAGATAAGTGTTGTCTTCATAGTCGCGCAAAGGAAGATACTTTTTCTCGATTTCCCGCCAGGCCTGCTTGCGCTCGGCAGGTGTCGCATCCGGATTGGCATAGACAAAATGCTGGAATTCATCGACGGAAACGCCGTACGGGATGAACTGCAGACTGTCCCCCAGATGGCCCAAACGGTACTTGGCGGCGTCCTCTTCAAAGAACAAATCCATCCAGGGCCAAGCAAAAAACTCCATACTCATTGAGTGGATTTCTGCAGCCTCATAGGTTGGAAAAGCGTATTCGGGCACATGAATATGGCGGCTCTGATACACCTGGAATGCATGTCCAACCTCATGAGTCAGCACATCGATATCTCCGGAGGTTCCATTAAAATTAGAGAAAATGAAAGGGGCCTCATACAGGCTGAGATAGGTGCAGTATCCGCCGCCCTGCTTGCCTTTTTTGCTGACAAGATCCATCAGTTCATTCTCCAGCATAAAGCCGAAAAATGCATCGGTTTCAGGAGACAGTTCTTTGTACATTTTGGCCCCATTCGCAATAATCCAGTCGGGATCACCCTTCGGCGCGGCGTTTCCACTGTTGAAATTCAGGCTTTCATCATAATACTTCAACTTCTCCAGACCCAGACGGGCCGCCTGGCGTTCCTTCAGCTTCCGGGAGACCGGAACGATATAATCCTGCACCTGCTTGCGGAAATTAGCGACCATATCGGCATTGTAGTCGGTGCGCAGCATCCGGTCGTAGCCAAGCTCAACGAAGCTCTTATAGCCGAGTTTTTTGGCGATACCGGTACGGACCTTGACCAGCTCGTCAAAAATCCGGTCAAACTCAGCCTCATGCTCGGCCATGAATTGAAACCGGGCCTCCGAAGCGCGCTTGCGCATCCCGCGGTCTGTCGACAGCTCAAACGGTGCGAGCTGCGGCAGTGTGCGCTCCTCACCCTCAAACGGAATTTTCGCCGAAGCAATAATCTGGTTGTATTCGGTAGACAGCTTATTCTCCAGCTGCAGGTCTTCAATAACCTCCGGACTGAACGTCCGCAATGAGATCTCGGCAATCTGAAGCAGCTGTGAGCCCCATTCCTGTTCGAATTCGGCTCTGAATTTGGACTGCACAAGTGCTCTGTAATAGTCGGTTACATACTCCTGAATAACAGGTCCCGCTTCATCCATGTATTCCTGTTCAGCTTTGTAGAATTCATCTTCTGTGTTGATCGAATGTCTGATGCTGACCAGGGTTGCCATCGTGTCAAATTCATTCCGCAGCTTGTTAATTTCACTAAAGGCCGATTTCTGCTCCTCAAGGCGATCTGCGTTAAGACCTTTCAAAAGCTCGGCAAAGCGTACTTTCAGCTTGGCAGCATCCGGACGTTCATACCGGTATTCGCTAAATTTCATGAAATCATCAACATCCTTTCAGGTAGCTTTCATAAACATTTCGTTTTCATTATATTATCTGAAATAATTTTAAGCACTATTTAAACGGAAACTTGAGATGTATCGTGGCATTGACGCTTGTTAATCCATCCGGCTATTTGTATATTGGTACTATTCTGTATCACGGTTTGTACACAAAGGAGGAGCAAGGTTGAAAAAAGAATGGAACAATTCTGAGGATTATATCAGCCAGTTGCCGGAGGAACGGAGGGAAGCCGTATCGAAACTTAGACAGACGATTAAGGTCAACCTGCCTGAGGGGTTTCAGGAAACCATGTCCTACGGAATGATCACCTATGTAGTTCCCCATCAGCTCTATGCACCAGGCTATCATGTCAATCCGGAGCAGCCGCTCCCTTTTGTCAGTATAGCCTCGCAGAAGAATTTTATTGCACTCTACCATATGGGGCTGTATATGTTCCCCGAACTGCTGACATGGTTCAAAGCGGAGTATCCGAAGCATGTCCAGACCAAGCTGGATATGGGCAAATCCTGTGTCCGGTTCAAAAAAGTAAACAACCTTCCCTATGATCTCATTGCTGAACTATGCCGGAAGGTTACTGTGGAAGAATATATTCAGTTGTACGAGAAAGAAGCAGGCAGACACTAAGCGGAAAATCTAATCCATAGGATGTTGCTTCAGAAACTACAGAGGAACGTAATTATATGTAACTATTATTGACATGAAAATAGGAATGACATAGGATGGACCTAATCTTGTTTCGAGAGCTTGATTTTCAGCAAATACAGCAGGTCTTTTCTCAAATTACGTTACTTGGAGGCGAGTGCGGATGGAGATTATCCTTACCGAAGACAGGTTCAGAGAGAAGGTTTTGTTTCCAAGGGAGTATCCAATCTTTCTTGAGGACACGATCGGTGTCACTTCCCATTATCAACGGCTGCATGCCCATGACGCGCTGGAGATTAACATGATCAAATCCGGCACCGGCTACTACAGAATCAACGGGGAGCGTTATGATTTCCGGGAAGGGGATATTCTGCTGATCAACTCCAATGATCTGCACTGTGCCTACGAGACCGATAATTTGGTCATGCAGGTCATTACGTTTGATCCCTCATGGTTTCTGGGCAGCCTGCGCTGTGATCCGGACATACTGTGTCCTTTCAAGGAAATGGGCATTTCGTTCAACAACCTGCTTGACCGCGGCCATCCCAAGATGGACGAGCTCCGGGGGCTTCTGCTGCGGATGCAAGAGGAACACGAGGGCGGAAGGTGCTCATACAACTCCATCGTATATGCTTATCTTCTGCAATTCCTAGTGGCAGTCAACCGCTATTTTCGTGTGGACAACCTGAAGAAGAGCAAGGGAACCATTACTGCCCCGCAGCTTGAAAAAATACGGCATGTCACGCGGATCATGGAACAGCGGTTTGCATATCCCTGGACCCTGGAAGAGCTGGCTGCCCTGACCTACTTGAGCCCCTCGCGCTTCAGCGATATTTTCCGCCGGACCGTCGGCGTGTCCCCCCTCATGTATTTAATTCACCTTCGCCTGGAAAATGCATATGGCCTGCTGGAAGCATCGGACCGTAAAATTGTCGACATTGCCCTGGAATGCGGTTTCCGCACACTCTCCAATTTCAACCGGCTGTTCAAGCGCCATATGGGGACCGAGCCAAGAAACGTCAGAAACAAAGCAAAATCAGCTTGCAGTAAGATAGTGTTAGTTTATGAGCAGTTAGGCGGAGAGTTAGCTGCAGAAGAACGTTAAACTAAGGTTAGATTATATAACTCCACAGGTAATTTCAGCTTACACAATTAGAGGCGAGGGAGGTCAAAATGCAAAAAATCGCATATAAGCTGGAGCATGGACAAAAGACCGGGAACGATTCACTGCTGAAACGGATCCTCAAGCAGTGGGATCTTCAACTCATGGTGGTGCCCGCCCTGTTATTTATCCTCGTGTTCAGTTATATCCCCATGTATGGTGTGCTGATGGCATTTCAGGATTACAATCTTTTTAAAGGTTTCACGGGCAGTCCGTGGGTTGGATTCAAGCACTTTGAGATGTTTTTTCATGCCCCGGAGTTTTGGACCGTTATGCGCAACACCATAGTCATCAGTCTGCTTAAGCTTTTGATTGGCTTTCCGGCTCCCATTGCCTTGGCCCTGATGCTGAACGAAGTCAAAAGCCGGGTATTCAAGCGGACGGTTCAGACCATCAGCTATCTGCCGCATTTTTTATCCTGGGTCATTGTCTCCGGTTTCATAATGTCCATGCTCTCCACAGAGAACGGGAGCGTAAATATGCTGCTGCAGAAGCTGAGCCTGATCTACGAGCCCGTCAATTTTCTCTCGCTTCCCGAATACTTCTGGACCATTCTTGTGGCTACAGGGGTGTGGAAGGAAATCGGCTTCTCCTCAATTGTGTATCTGGCAGCTATCGCCGGTGTCGATCCCCATATGCATGAAGCGGCGGCAATGGACGGCGCAAGCCGGCTGAGACAGATGTTCTCGATCACGCTGCCCTCCATTCTGCCGGTAATCATTGTCTTCATGATTCTGGCGGTTGGCAATCTTCTCAGTGCCGGCTTCGAGGATATTCTGCTGCTTGGCTCGAACCCCGTGCTGCGTGATGTCGGCGATGTCATAGATACTTATGTATACCGGATAGGGATACAAAATAACCGTTATTCCTACGCTACGGCGGCAGGCCTCTTCAAATCACTGATCGGGGTGTTCCTGCTGGTGGGGGCCAACTATGCCGCACGCAAATCCGGCAACAGCTTGTGGTAGCAGAAATGGAGGCAGATATTCATGAAGTCCACGACCGGCGATAAAGTCCTGATAGCGGTCATATACAGTCTGCTGTTCCTTCTGGGGCTTCTGGCCTTTTATCCATTTTGGAACGCTGCTGTAATTTCGTTTAACAACGGAACTGACACGATGAAAGGGGGCATAACTTTTTGGCCCAGGCAATTTTCACTGGAGAATTACAGGGTGGTCTTTGAGGACAGCCGTTTGATTAACGGATTTGTGATCTCGATCCTGAGAACTGTCACCGGCACGCTGGCTTCCATTGCTGCTACGGCTATCTTCGCTTACGGAATGAGCAAATCGGAGCTGATTGGCCGTAAACCCTACATGGTTCTGTGCATTATTACGATGTACTTCAGCGGGGGATTGATTCCTACCTTCCTGCTGATCCGCGAGCTGCATCTGTTCAATACCTTCTGGGTCATGATCATTCCGGGGATTATCAGTGTGTGGAATATGATCATCTTCCGTACCTTTTTCAAAGGTATCCCGCAAGCCCTGGAGGAATCTGCGCGGATTGACGGCTGCTCCAACTGGATGGTGCTGTTCCGGATTATTTTCCCGCTGTCCGGCCCTGTTATTGCCACCTTGTCCTTATTCACCGCCGTCTATCACTGGAACGACTGGTTCACGCCCAGCATTTATATCAGCGATACCGGACTCATGCCGATCCAGACCAAGCTCCAGCAGATTCTGAACTCGAACATTATGAGTGAACAGCTGGCGCAGATGGATTCAGCCGCCCAGGGACGGATGAGCCGGATGAAGGCTGTCACAACCAAATCGCTGTCGATGGCCACGATGATGGTGGCTACGCTCCCGATCCTGTGCATCTATCCGTTTCTGCAGAAATACTTTGTCAAAGGCGTGATGGTCGGTTCGTTGAAAGAATAGCAAAAACGAAGGGGGAAATCTGCGATGAAATCTGTTCGATCAATGGCGGTATCCTTAGCTGCTGTGCTCAGTCTGACCGCGGGTATCGCGGGGTGCTCAGGCGGGAATTCGGCAAAGGACAATGGCGCTCCGGCTAATGCTGCAGGAAATAGCAATTCCTCGGCTAATGCGGCTCCGGGAGGCGGGTATGTTCTTGGAGAACAGCCTTTGGAATTTTCGTTCTATGGTCATTACGACTGGTACACCATGCCGAATTGGGGCGAGGATCTGTCCACCCAGTGGATCAAGGACAATAAGAAGGTTAACGTAGTGCCGATTAGCTCGGGTGGCAACGCGAAGCAAAAGCTCAGCACGATGATCGTCTCCGGTCAGCTGCCGGATGTGATCTGGACCGAGCGGGGAGCGGACGTGGAACAGCTGAGACAGGCGGGCGCACTGGTTCCCTTCGATGATTATCTGGATAAATACCCCAATCTAAAAAAATGGGCGGGCGAAGAAACGCTGAACATGCTGCGTTCGGAAGACGGCAAGCTGTATCAGTTCCCGAACTGGTACACGACCCAGCCGAACGGAAACACCGGTTACATGGTGAACAAGAAAATTTATAACGCTCTGGGAGCTCCAAGTCTCGAAACAACGGAGGATCTCTATAATTATCTGTTGCAGGTGAAGCAGAAGTATCCGGATGTGGTCCCGCTGGAAGTAGGACAAGGCGCGGAGGGCATCGATGTATTGTCATCGGCCTTTGCGGAGAACCGGCCTTACCAATACAGCGCGAAGAGCATGATGGCGGTCCCGAACGGCAGCGGGCTGACCTCCGTGTTCACAGACCCGGCTTTTCGTGAGTCGCTGGTCTACGCCAACAAGCTGTTCCAGGACCGGCTGATCAGCCAGGATGCCTTCACGCAGACCCGGGAGCAGGTAGAGCAGAAGATCATTACGGGCAAAGCGGCTGTATACGCTGCATCCAGCCCGACGGAATTCGGCGCCATCGGCAACTCGCTGCTGGAAGCAGAGGACCCCGAGGCAGGCTACATTATGGTATGGCCGGTCCATAAGGAGGGACTGGACAAGAATAAAATTTTCCCCGGCTCTTATAATCGGTTGGGCTGGAACGTCAGCGTCATCACTACAGCAGCGAAGGACCCTGAAGCCATCTTTGCCTTTCTCGACTGGTTCACTGGACCTGAAGGACAGCGGATTATTATGTGGGGACCTGAAGGCAAGTACTGGGAAGGAACGGACGAGGAAGGTGCGCCGCTCTTTACCGATGCCTTCACTACGGATACCAAAGGGCGCGACGAGCTGATGAATGCTACGGTCAATCTGCAATGGAACGGCAACACAGTATATGTGGATAATTCCAAGATGAAGTTCGAGTCCACGCTGCCGGAGAACAAAAAGAGCTGGGAAACGAAATGGCAATCCGAAATTACCTGGAAAACGCAGTATGACACTA
This genomic window contains:
- a CDS encoding ABC transporter permease, with the translated sequence MQKIAYKLEHGQKTGNDSLLKRILKQWDLQLMVVPALLFILVFSYIPMYGVLMAFQDYNLFKGFTGSPWVGFKHFEMFFHAPEFWTVMRNTIVISLLKLLIGFPAPIALALMLNEVKSRVFKRTVQTISYLPHFLSWVIVSGFIMSMLSTENGSVNMLLQKLSLIYEPVNFLSLPEYFWTILVATGVWKEIGFSSIVYLAAIAGVDPHMHEAAAMDGASRLRQMFSITLPSILPVIIVFMILAVGNLLSAGFEDILLLGSNPVLRDVGDVIDTYVYRIGIQNNRYSYATAAGLFKSLIGVFLLVGANYAARKSGNSLW
- a CDS encoding carbohydrate ABC transporter permease, with the translated sequence MKSTTGDKVLIAVIYSLLFLLGLLAFYPFWNAAVISFNNGTDTMKGGITFWPRQFSLENYRVVFEDSRLINGFVISILRTVTGTLASIAATAIFAYGMSKSELIGRKPYMVLCIITMYFSGGLIPTFLLIRELHLFNTFWVMIIPGIISVWNMIIFRTFFKGIPQALEESARIDGCSNWMVLFRIIFPLSGPVIATLSLFTAVYHWNDWFTPSIYISDTGLMPIQTKLQQILNSNIMSEQLAQMDSAAQGRMSRMKAVTTKSLSMATMMVATLPILCIYPFLQKYFVKGVMVGSLKE
- a CDS encoding extracellular solute-binding protein produces the protein MKSVRSMAVSLAAVLSLTAGIAGCSGGNSAKDNGAPANAAGNSNSSANAAPGGGYVLGEQPLEFSFYGHYDWYTMPNWGEDLSTQWIKDNKKVNVVPISSGGNAKQKLSTMIVSGQLPDVIWTERGADVEQLRQAGALVPFDDYLDKYPNLKKWAGEETLNMLRSEDGKLYQFPNWYTTQPNGNTGYMVNKKIYNALGAPSLETTEDLYNYLLQVKQKYPDVVPLEVGQGAEGIDVLSSAFAENRPYQYSAKSMMAVPNGSGLTSVFTDPAFRESLVYANKLFQDRLISQDAFTQTREQVEQKIITGKAAVYAASSPTEFGAIGNSLLEAEDPEAGYIMVWPVHKEGLDKNKIFPGSYNRLGWNVSVITTAAKDPEAIFAFLDWFTGPEGQRIIMWGPEGKYWEGTDEEGAPLFTDAFTTDTKGRDELMNATVNLQWNGNTVYVDNSKMKFESTLPENKKSWETKWQSEITWKTQYDTTEFVNLAPAGDSQEGIISQSVSEIYEKARAQAVMNAGSEAEVLAILDKADKDAQAVGYADLLAFKTRKWQENLSKLK
- a CDS encoding iron chaperone, which produces MEPVKITYESIDDYITQAPLEIRKKLEAVRKVIHEAAPEAEEKISYQMPTFFLHGNLVHFAAFKKHIGFYPAPSGIEAFQEELAQYKGAKGSVQFPLDKPLPLDLISRIVKFRAAENREKAAAKAKK
- a CDS encoding DUF1801 domain-containing protein, with the translated sequence MKKEWNNSEDYISQLPEERREAVSKLRQTIKVNLPEGFQETMSYGMITYVVPHQLYAPGYHVNPEQPLPFVSIASQKNFIALYHMGLYMFPELLTWFKAEYPKHVQTKLDMGKSCVRFKKVNNLPYDLIAELCRKVTVEEYIQLYEKEAGRH
- a CDS encoding RICIN domain-containing protein → MLKRGKMLSLLVIFTLLTTLFPTGNVNAVTNWNLAWSDEFDGTSLNTSNWTAEIGTGVSGWGNNELQYYTNRPQNLQVTGGNLVITALKESYNGSSYTSARIKTQGKKSFTYGKIEARIKLPSGQGLWPAFWMLGTNIDVPGVGWPKCGETDIMERVNNNAFVNGTVHWDANGQADYGQISGNLDFSQYHVYSIEWDAKYIRWFVDGNKFNEFYIENGTGNTEEFQKPSFLLLNLAVGGNWPGSPDAATPFPAKMLVDYVRVYQASNAPNIVSGGVYTFASKASGKVMDVVDVSTANGAKIQQWTNYTAANQQFRVDSTGDGYYKLTAVHSGKVLDVPGSSTSAGVQLQQWDDNGSNAQQWSVIDAGGGYYKLISKVSGLAVDVSGSSTADGAAVQQWTDNGSDAQKWALTKVN
- a CDS encoding TetR/AcrR family transcriptional regulator, encoding MPKIVDHSERKSHIAEATWRVIMNQGMKGATVRKIAQEAGVSLGALRHYFSTQHELLAFAMNLVKDRAQARIDTVLQLDLPPKEQVTRVLMEMIPVDDSTMAEMEVWFAFVFHLKYTDGEYGELNDDIYSGIREMVDLLDGQGILREELDKAVEAERLYALVDGLALHAMLEPERLDKQRIIRVLTSHLDSISKI
- a CDS encoding M3 family oligoendopeptidase — its product is MKFSEYRYERPDAAKLKVRFAELLKGLNADRLEEQKSAFSEINKLRNEFDTMATLVSIRHSINTEDEFYKAEQEYMDEAGPVIQEYVTDYYRALVQSKFRAEFEQEWGSQLLQIAEISLRTFSPEVIEDLQLENKLSTEYNQIIASAKIPFEGEERTLPQLAPFELSTDRGMRKRASEARFQFMAEHEAEFDRIFDELVKVRTGIAKKLGYKSFVELGYDRMLRTDYNADMVANFRKQVQDYIVPVSRKLKERQAARLGLEKLKYYDESLNFNSGNAAPKGDPDWIIANGAKMYKELSPETDAFFGFMLENELMDLVSKKGKQGGGYCTYLSLYEAPFIFSNFNGTSGDIDVLTHEVGHAFQVYQSRHIHVPEYAFPTYEAAEIHSMSMEFFAWPWMDLFFEEDAAKYRLGHLGDSLQFIPYGVSVDEFQHFVYANPDATPAERKQAWREIEKKYLPLRDYEDNTYLEQGGFWQKQAHIFRSPFYYIDYTLAQLCAFQFWKRSNEDFTSAWADYLRLCQAGGSLSFLQLVELAGLKSPFGDGSIRSVIGDIENWLNSVDDKQL
- a CDS encoding AraC family transcriptional regulator, producing MEIILTEDRFREKVLFPREYPIFLEDTIGVTSHYQRLHAHDALEINMIKSGTGYYRINGERYDFREGDILLINSNDLHCAYETDNLVMQVITFDPSWFLGSLRCDPDILCPFKEMGISFNNLLDRGHPKMDELRGLLLRMQEEHEGGRCSYNSIVYAYLLQFLVAVNRYFRVDNLKKSKGTITAPQLEKIRHVTRIMEQRFAYPWTLEELAALTYLSPSRFSDIFRRTVGVSPLMYLIHLRLENAYGLLEASDRKIVDIALECGFRTLSNFNRLFKRHMGTEPRNVRNKAKSACSKIVLVYEQLGGELAAEER